agctttaaaatttttcttaataaatattaaaatgtaaatcaaatttttatatgattgcAAACATTCAAGATTACTGtcagaaattaaatttgcacattttgaaccactttcataatttttcatttcctcgatttcttttattatacaaCTGAAGCTTGATACATCTTACAGGTCTAAAGGTGGACTGGAAGCTGTTCTCTCCACAAACGCAGTTGCGTTCTCAACTCAGCGGATCACATCCCCAAAGTCAGCGCGCTGtccagcaacagcaacagcaacagcaacagtacTTGcaccagcaacagcaacagcaacagcaacagtacTTGcaccagcaacagcaacagcaacagcagacACAGCCTCAACAGTCTCAGTTGGTACAGTACGAGTCCGACCAAGTGCACCGATATTTGCAGCCCCAAACGCCAGACCCCGGTCAAGTGCAGTACAAGTACGTGCAGCCTCAGACCCCAGCACCCGACCAGCAGCAGTACAGCCAGTACATCCAAACGCAAGTGCAGTCAGAGGCTCCCGACCCCCAATACACGTATCCGCAGCATCAAGTGTCCGAAGAACAACCAGAGCAGAATCAGATACAGTATAAACCGTACTCGAACGTGCCGTCACACGCGAAGCAAGTGATTCTAGAAAATTACAAGCCGCGTCCTTATGCGGAGCAGTCTGCCTCTCACTACTCGTCGAACGTGGTAGCCCCTCAACAATTAGCAAACGGAGAACTGCCTCAGTACGAAACCTACGAGCAGATAGAGCAACAAAAGTCTCGTAGAGATTACGCGGATAATGGGTATCGAGGCAAGATTGTCTACAGAGACGAATAcgagcagcaacagcagcagtaTGCACAGCAGGTGGACCATGTGAATGTGCCCATAGAGAACCTTCCTGTTCCACCTCCGCAGAAGCTGGTTTTCCAGAAGGACATGCCTAAGGAGATACAGCAGTTGTTGCAGTTCCAGGCTGAGTTACCTTATAACGTGATCGCGAATTCGATTAGCAATAAACCGAAGACCGTTTTCGTGCCCAAACCACTGCCGTCGGAGTCCAAAGGACCGTACAGTTATCGCAGCAAGATTTATTATCTGAATAATAATCGGTACGAACAGGATTTTGAGAATACTAAGCCTGTTCAGGAGGAACAGGGTCATTGAGAGGTGGACTGAGAGGTTGTGGACTTTGCCGAGGTTGGAAATGTTTGAGGAAGATCGAAGTTGAGGGAAACGTAGAAGTTATAATTTGTTTTAAGGTTGCTTGTTAATAGGATTTTGTGCAATCTCTGTAAGATGTCTGTTGAAGGCGTTAAAACTTCATTTGAAAGATTAAGATTAAGCTTTTTTTCTGTAAGACTCAATTCTTCAGAAtcaatttaagaacttaaattCTTTGCTATAGTGCACTGATTCTTTCATTGAACAGTAAGGACATTTGTTCGTTTTGTGTCACGaatgtttgtgaattttaaattaaactgaATGTTCAGAATAGATGTGTGACGTTGGAATTATGTCCAGTTGAATTATTAgttaatttatgttaaaaattgcaataaattgaATCATGTCGAATTGAATAAGGTTAATTGAGCGTTCATAGCATTAGAACATTGTTAAGTTTGAGTAGCAAAAGAACACTTGTGTGTAAATTTTGTCGAAGACAGAATTGACTTTCGCTTAATCCTCCACAGTAAAAACTgctatttgtctcgtttttaaTAACGACACTTAACTAACAAAGAGCCTTCCTGTTACATAAgagaacataacctataaagcTGGAAGTATTACAATTACCGCGTGAGCAGACATTGTGCAGTAAAAACCTTGCAATTATGCGTTTTACGTAAAATGAAAGACCAGTGACAGGCTACGTATTTATTACTAAATGTTAcaaaacattatttattaaataatagtagTAACTTCATCAAATAATAGTAACCTCAaattaagttaaaaattgtCAGTGAAATTTTTAAAGCTAAAGTTTGAAAGTTATATATTACTAAAacgattaaaatttctaaaaattattgaaataaaaagttaGGTTGAAACAGTGGTTCTCAAACTGTGCACTTTGACAGTAAACATGGAAGAAATTTAATGCGAAATTTTACTACTTCAGTTTCCCTCAAACTCTCAACTTTCtctgtaaaatagaaaaattaaataattaccttTCTCGCTTCAAGGTGTCGAGATAGCGAAGTTTCTGGGTTATAAACTCATTTTTGTACTGTTAAGCCGCACGAAATATTTAGTACTTTGCTCTGTGTTAATATCACTTTAGATTTAATCGTCTGTTTAACTCTTTTCTGTAAACGGGTAATATCTGTTACCTTCTGACTTCGATGTTGTTAAATGCAACGAAGATTTCTAACATTCTGTATTAAAATGTTATTGTACATTTATTGTAAAgcatatttgtatttttagagTAAGATTTTTAAGTTATTGGACACGAAATGGTCTTCGTAGAAAGTCGATAcgtaaatttcttaaaaataatgtttatcaaaatgtatattaaattgtttatacttgaaaaatagaattgttcaaaatgatatattttaattattactattaaagcatatttattactatcaaattaaaatacttCATTTTGAAGTTACGTACCTTTTGATCAACTTGTCGCTATTGGTTTGTTGTATTTTAactaaatattgtattaaattatctGTAACTGTTGATACAATgtctattaattatattttcatgagAAGctcattattataattaataggcAATCATTTTgtatcaattaaaattattgagcTCTGAAATATAttcaagttgaaatttttaattttgagtaaGAAGTTTTCACTCAGAAATTTTGACGGAAATTTAGTcaacattttttacaaaattttagtaaaaaatttGGACAACAATTTAgtcaaaaatttgaacaaaaatttagtcaaaaatttaattaaaattcttgacaagaattcagtaaaaaatttggacaaaaatttaataaaaatttttacagtaattcagtcaaaaattttgacaataatttagtaaaatatgttgacaaaaatttaatcaaaattcttgacaaaaattcagtaaaaaatttgaacaagaaTTTACTAAAAAGTTTTGGTAAAAACTCAAAACTTTTCAGACCAAAAATTGTGAAGTCGTTGaggtaataaatatacatataaattttttgtaCGGAAACCATTACATGTCCAATAACTTACAAGTCCTTCCGGGATAAGCGTTCGCAAATCGTCGACAACTTATTTTACCACAGCCGTGCTAATTGACCATGCTTCCAATAAAAGTTCGATGTTATGtacagaaagaaaaaaaagagaaactgtTATAATTACGATCCATTTTCCCCGCAAAAAGCGTAATTAATCCACGAAGTTAAATCCCGCGATTCAAAGTGAAAGAAAGTACTTTCCATTTCATCAGATCTTCCACgtgaacaaataaattattcaaattattttcccCCCCCAGCGCCACGAGCCTCATTCACTGCTTCCATAACACACAACTTTTTGCCTGGCGGTGAGTGACTGGAAACAACGTGAGCGGAACTTCCGGCGTAAAAGTATCTCACAAGTCTCTCGGTTACGAAATGGTTATCGATCTGTCGAACACCACTTCCGaggtgaatttattaaaaacattctCTCACGAGGATCGCGATTTGCTCGACTATGTAGCAGCTGATAAATCTTCTTATTTGGTCTTAAGGTAGAAAGTTCGATGGTTTCCACCTTTCTAATAAAGACGCATGTTTGATCGGTGATAATGGAAAGCGATATGTCGATTACACATCGACAGACGGAAAGTAAAACCGTTTGTTTGCTGCTGTATGATGATATCTGCTGCGGAACTGGAATCGTGAATCAGTTTATGATTATGAGGCAATCGAGATTCTTTGACTACCGGTTTATTAATTAACGAAGAAAATATCACAGAtctttttacatatattttacattttttacaaaagTTTTACATTATTGCAATGAATTTTTGGAAGTAAATTTTTTCGATAACGATTGCAGTAGATTTTTATTCGATGTCGATATGATGTGGAGCGAAGCAATTTttcgttttctaattttttaaataaaatttgcggAAATGAAGGGATCTTCTGAAAATTACAATCTATTTTTGATGGTAATTATTGTGCTATACTCATTTACAGAATTATTTACGAAATGAGTATAGATTTCCACACATTCGTTTctgatgtatgcatatgtgatttttttattcgaataaaattgagaattgtaagatttataaattgttacaatCAGAGGGTAGTTTTAATAAATCCAAATTAAAGAATAATAGTGGatgttaatttatgaatttagaaccCAATACTTCgattttaggttaggtccaAATAGGTCTCGATGAAATGTACCGTCGattaaattgatgtatttaagtttcttaagaaatttgaatttttgtaattgagTCGAATAAATTATACTAAATAAATCAAAAGATATCTGTTGTTAAATAACACTGTCCAATACAGTAACATCAAATACAATACTGTAGTGTAACATTAATGTATGTTCATAAGAATACACTtttcattacaatttttgtataataatttttagtagaaataattttcaagaattactaataagaaatttttaatagcaATTATCAAacaatataatgaataaattatacCAAAATTGATAGTCACATTAAACGcagtaaataatagaaactaacAATTATTAGTATTGTTTCTCTTAATAATATAAGAGTGTATCTACAAAAATACTATTAAATGgatgatacaaatttttattgaaattaatcaaATCCTTTCCTTCGTAagtttatgtaaatttttaaacttctcgAATATAGTATAACATATAGGTAAAACAGCGTTGTAATGTGTGTGTG
This Megachile rotundata isolate GNS110a chromosome 7, iyMegRotu1, whole genome shotgun sequence DNA region includes the following protein-coding sequences:
- the LOC100883588 gene encoding uncharacterized protein LOC100883588, coding for MRFLILLIVSMVAQLNAQRAARTPQAQIRYQDPNGLKVDWKLFSPQTQLRSQLSGSHPQSQRAVQQQQQQQQQYLHQQQQQQQQQYLHQQQQQQQQTQPQQSQLVQYESDQVHRYLQPQTPDPGQVQYKYVQPQTPAPDQQQYSQYIQTQVQSEAPDPQYTYPQHQVSEEQPEQNQIQYKPYSNVPSHAKQVILENYKPRPYAEQSASHYSSNVVAPQQLANGELPQYETYEQIEQQKSRRDYADNGYRGKIVYRDEYEQQQQQYAQQVDHVNVPIENLPVPPPQKLVFQKDMPKEIQQLLQFQAELPYNVIANSISNKPKTVFVPKPLPSESKGPYSYRSKIYYLNNNRYEQDFENTKPVQEEQGH